The following is a genomic window from Niabella soli DSM 19437.
CCATACTTCGTCCATATATACTTTTTTCCCTTTATTATAAGGGCGTTGAATACTTCTTCCCAGTGGCGTATAATAGCGGGCCACTGTTAGTTTAAGGGCGGCGCCGTCACTTAAAGGGAATATTTCCTGCACCAGTCCCTTTCCAAAAGTCCGGCGGCCAACGATCATGGCCCGGTCCCAGTCCTGTAAGGCGCCGCTCAGGATCTCGCTGGCGCTGGCGGAAAGTTCGTCAACCAAAACGGTCAGTTTCCCCGTTTCAAAAACACCGGGTCTTTTGCAACGGTACTCTTTTTTGGGGCTATTCAGCCCCTCGGTATAAACGATCAATTTATCGCCGCTTAAAAATTCATCGGCGATATCGATGGCAGCATCCATATACCCGCCGCCATTGCCGCGCAGGTCAAAGATCAGTTGGGTCAGCCCCTGCTTTTTCAGTTGCTCCATGGCTTCCATAAATTCCCGGTAGCTCGTGCTGCCAAACCGGTCCAGTTTGATGTAGCCAATGTTTTTATCGATCATATAAGCCGCCACCAGTGTAGGCCTGGGAATATCGGCTCTTGTTACGGGCACCTGCAACAACTGGTTGCCCCGCAGAATCTGTAAGTTTACTTTTGTGCCTATGGCGCCTTTTATAAGATTGCTGACCGTTGTTGCGGCAACTTTTTTCCCGGCAACGGTGGAATCACCTATCTTAATAACCTGGTCACCAATTTTTAACCCCGCCTTTTCGCTGGGCCCGTTTTTAAAAACAGATAAGATATTTACGGTATCCCGGATCAGCTTGTATTCAACGCCGATGCCCATAAATTGTCCTGATAAATCCTCCGTAGTTTCCTT
Proteins encoded in this region:
- a CDS encoding S41 family peptidase — protein: MKKKFEVWLPLLFSLVLIIGMFIGYKLRSAQPNGGLSVGSSGSALNEAAAIIKQKYVDSVKIDSLEANAIREMMDELDPHSVYLPPLDLKETTEDLSGQFMGIGVEYKLIRDTVNILSVFKNGPSEKAGLKIGDQVIKIGDSTVAGKKVAATTVSNLIKGAIGTKVNLQILRGNQLLQVPVTRADIPRPTLVAAYMIDKNIGYIKLDRFGSTSYREFMEAMEQLKKQGLTQLIFDLRGNGGGYMDAAIDIADEFLSGDKLIVYTEGLNSPKKEYRCKRPGVFETGKLTVLVDELSASASEILSGALQDWDRAMIVGRRTFGKGLVQEIFPLSDGAALKLTVARYYTPLGRSIQRPYNKGKKVYMDEVWSRYANGQAYFADSNKVNTGKQYKTPSGRILYGSGGIMPDIFVGLDTTKTSKEINKLFFNGSFNEFVLHYYLDNQKVLDPYPSPLTFSQQFQPGKKMWLEFVGWAKKDSANLSTVPDSERVRVENRMEAYLARFKWRDNGFYQVLNLTDPVVARATDYLKTQ